The proteins below come from a single Streptomyces sp. B3I8 genomic window:
- a CDS encoding protein phosphatase — protein MTDTWRAGDPGVLKLPSGRLVRGRGLRHPLPPGATPRYGVYLLGGRPPETDWEACWLRWPDFRLPADRARAREVLADAWERAGAERVEFACGGGRGRTGTALACLAVLDGVPAAEAVAFVRRHYDRRAVETPWQKRYVRAFS, from the coding sequence ATGACTGATACCTGGCGGGCCGGTGACCCCGGCGTGCTGAAACTGCCCTCGGGCCGGCTGGTCCGGGGGCGCGGCCTGCGGCACCCGCTGCCACCGGGCGCGACACCCCGGTACGGCGTGTACCTGCTCGGTGGCCGGCCGCCGGAGACCGACTGGGAGGCCTGCTGGCTGCGCTGGCCCGACTTCCGGCTGCCCGCCGACCGGGCACGGGCGCGCGAGGTGCTCGCCGACGCGTGGGAGCGGGCCGGCGCCGAACGCGTCGAGTTCGCCTGCGGCGGCGGGCGCGGACGCACCGGGACGGCGCTGGCCTGCCTGGCGGTCCTCGACGGGGTACCGGCGGCCGAGGCGGTGGCGTTCGTGCGCCGCCACTACGACCGCCGGGCGGTGGAGACGCCGTGGCAGAAGCGGTACGTACGGGCTTTCAGCTGA
- a CDS encoding molybdopterin-binding protein: MQSYTIGQAARLLGVSPDTARRWADAGRMATHRDEGGRRLIEGRDLAAFSVELARGGGPDGTEDLPSYTSVRNAFPGIVTAVKLGDVAAQVEIQAGPHRLVSLLTREAVEELGLEVGVEATARVKSTNVHIDRA; the protein is encoded by the coding sequence ATGCAGTCCTACACGATCGGCCAGGCCGCCCGTCTCCTGGGCGTCAGCCCGGACACCGCGCGCCGCTGGGCCGACGCGGGCCGCATGGCCACCCACCGGGACGAGGGCGGACGCCGCCTGATCGAGGGCCGCGACCTCGCCGCCTTCTCCGTGGAGCTCGCGCGCGGCGGCGGCCCGGACGGGACCGAGGACCTCCCCTCGTACACCTCGGTCCGCAACGCGTTCCCCGGCATCGTCACGGCGGTCAAGCTGGGCGACGTGGCGGCGCAGGTGGAGATCCAGGCGGGCCCGCACCGCCTGGTGTCCCTGCTGACCCGCGAGGCGGTGGAGGAACTGGGCCTGGAGGTGGGCGTGGAGGCCACGGCCCGGGTGAAGTCGACGAACGTGCACATCGACCGGGCCTGA
- a CDS encoding AAA family ATPase, protein MGRESEEPGRARPTPLVGREDLVAGAREQLARGGSVLVHGPAGIGKSTVLRALATEHAPTAHTVLRCSATESESHLPFLALADLLGLVAADVADRLPAAQRTALESALTGRGESTLERDGLALRLAVLSTLRALAARGPVLIVADDLQWLDPASTELLGFAARRLGDMPIRILCAARTGSDPHGSGPEHDRFLRATPPDTLAVRVGPLSRTGTAELLTRRGFGALPRPTVREIHRTSGGNPLFALELGRALAENPVPPGPGEPLPVPTSLRALVLNRLEALPAEARRTLLVASAGARPTTALLHAAGRENAEAEIAQAAALGLLVTDRDSPGVRFAHPLISAALYAEADPQERRSAHAALSTAASDPIERARHLALATDGTDPRVAERLGEAAAAARERGAPSVAAGLGLLAARHTPPDAEPGPSVRRLQAAEDALTAGETDLARNLARQVLADATDPAERVRAWIVVIESAGHALGEVDAAYPQALADAGEDPRLLALVHYQLAWRAMLYEGDFPEARQEAARAAALAERAGDRRTELMALAFQAQAETLMGHPDAPATIKRALKEPQDPRVACDHNGVGSARFRWLIMSDRLAEARTTISALLREVRRRGMVESEVHFLRGLAETELRSGHCARALDLARESLRLARDTGIGQAAAAMFTSLAEAAGGDVERAGALAREAVARAEDHGDQVYLSRALGALGHAQLVAGDAAGAVRSLRRVRDVEEQLGVTDPARGRWHGDLAEALVRVGEVAEAQRLVDVTRVRAAALGRESVLAVLDRAEALVRAARGDVDGAVRQLMSARDRLGRLGYGLEEARAVYALAGLRGRRPGGGASYEEAARLFRRCRAMPWLRQVEAEPAAEPGASAAVRAGASPGAEALGGLAATERQVAALVMEGATNREIAARLFISVKTVEATLTRVYRKLGIRSRVDIVRLAAARRAD, encoded by the coding sequence GTGGGACGCGAGTCCGAAGAACCCGGCAGAGCCCGCCCCACCCCCCTCGTCGGCCGCGAGGACCTCGTCGCCGGCGCCCGCGAGCAACTCGCCCGCGGCGGCAGCGTCCTCGTCCACGGCCCCGCCGGCATCGGCAAGTCCACCGTCCTGCGCGCGCTCGCCACCGAGCACGCGCCCACCGCGCACACCGTGCTGCGCTGCTCCGCCACCGAGTCCGAGTCCCACCTCCCCTTCCTCGCCCTGGCCGATCTCCTCGGCCTGGTCGCCGCCGACGTCGCCGACCGCCTGCCCGCCGCCCAGCGCACCGCGCTGGAGTCCGCGCTCACCGGCCGCGGCGAGTCCACCCTGGAGCGCGACGGTCTCGCCCTGCGCCTCGCCGTGCTCTCCACCCTGCGCGCGCTCGCCGCCCGCGGCCCCGTCCTGATCGTCGCCGACGACCTGCAATGGCTGGACCCCGCCAGCACCGAACTCCTCGGCTTCGCCGCCCGTCGCCTCGGCGACATGCCGATCCGGATACTGTGCGCCGCACGCACCGGAAGCGATCCGCACGGCTCCGGCCCCGAGCACGACCGTTTCCTGCGCGCCACACCACCGGACACCCTCGCGGTGCGCGTCGGCCCGCTCTCCCGCACGGGGACCGCCGAACTCCTCACCCGCCGCGGCTTCGGCGCGCTGCCCCGCCCGACCGTGCGGGAGATCCACCGCACCAGCGGGGGCAACCCGCTCTTCGCCCTGGAACTGGGCCGCGCGCTCGCCGAGAATCCCGTCCCGCCCGGCCCGGGCGAACCGCTGCCGGTGCCGACGTCGCTGCGCGCCCTCGTCCTCAACCGGCTGGAGGCGCTGCCCGCGGAGGCCCGCCGTACCCTCCTCGTGGCCAGCGCCGGCGCCCGCCCGACCACCGCGCTGCTGCACGCCGCCGGGCGGGAGAACGCCGAGGCCGAGATCGCGCAGGCCGCCGCGCTCGGGCTGCTGGTGACCGACCGGGACTCCCCCGGCGTACGGTTCGCGCACCCGCTGATCTCCGCCGCACTGTACGCGGAGGCCGACCCGCAGGAGCGGCGCTCCGCGCACGCGGCGCTGTCCACGGCCGCCTCCGACCCGATCGAACGTGCCCGGCACCTGGCGCTGGCCACCGACGGAACGGACCCCCGGGTCGCCGAGCGGCTCGGCGAGGCCGCCGCGGCGGCCCGGGAACGCGGGGCCCCCTCCGTGGCGGCGGGGCTCGGTCTGCTCGCCGCCCGGCACACCCCGCCGGACGCCGAGCCGGGCCCGTCCGTGCGGCGGCTGCAGGCGGCCGAGGACGCGCTGACGGCCGGCGAGACCGACCTCGCCCGTAACCTCGCCCGCCAGGTCCTGGCCGACGCCACCGATCCCGCCGAACGCGTACGGGCCTGGATCGTGGTGATCGAGTCGGCGGGGCACGCCCTGGGCGAGGTCGACGCGGCGTACCCGCAGGCGCTCGCCGACGCCGGTGAGGACCCCCGGCTGCTGGCGCTCGTGCACTACCAGCTCGCCTGGCGGGCCATGCTCTACGAGGGCGACTTCCCCGAGGCCCGGCAGGAGGCCGCGCGGGCGGCCGCGCTGGCCGAGCGGGCGGGCGACCGGCGCACCGAACTGATGGCGCTCGCCTTCCAGGCCCAGGCGGAGACGCTGATGGGCCACCCGGACGCCCCGGCCACCATCAAGCGGGCGCTGAAGGAGCCGCAGGACCCGCGGGTCGCCTGCGACCACAACGGCGTCGGCTCCGCCCGCTTCCGCTGGCTGATCATGAGCGACCGGCTCGCCGAGGCCCGCACCACGATCAGCGCGCTGCTGCGCGAGGTGCGCCGGCGCGGAATGGTCGAGAGCGAGGTGCACTTCCTGCGCGGGCTGGCCGAGACCGAACTGCGCTCCGGGCACTGCGCCCGCGCCCTCGACCTGGCCCGGGAGAGCCTGCGGCTGGCCCGCGACACGGGCATCGGCCAGGCCGCCGCGGCGATGTTCACCTCGCTCGCGGAGGCCGCGGGCGGTGACGTGGAGCGGGCCGGCGCGCTGGCCCGGGAGGCGGTGGCACGCGCCGAGGACCACGGCGACCAGGTGTATCTCTCCCGGGCGCTCGGCGCGCTGGGGCACGCCCAGCTCGTGGCCGGGGACGCGGCGGGCGCGGTGCGCTCGCTGCGGCGGGTGCGGGACGTGGAGGAGCAGCTCGGCGTGACCGATCCGGCGCGCGGACGCTGGCACGGCGATCTCGCGGAGGCGCTGGTGCGCGTCGGCGAGGTCGCGGAGGCCCAGCGGCTCGTCGACGTCACACGGGTACGGGCCGCCGCGCTCGGGCGGGAGAGCGTGCTGGCGGTACTGGACCGCGCGGAGGCGCTGGTGCGGGCCGCGCGCGGGGACGTCGACGGCGCGGTACGGCAGCTGATGTCGGCGCGGGACCGGCTGGGGCGGCTCGGGTACGGGCTGGAGGAGGCGCGGGCGGTGTACGCGCTGGCGGGACTGCGGGGGCGGCGGCCGGGAGGCGGCGCCTCCTACGAGGAGGCCGCGCGGCTGTTCCGGCGGTGCCGGGCGATGCCGTGGCTGCGGCAGGTCGAGGCGGAGCCGGCGGCCGAGCCGGGCGCTTCGGCGGCGGTGCGGGCGGGGGCGTCGCCGGGGGCGGAGGCCCTGGGAGGGCTCGCCGCGACCGAGCGACAGGTGGCGGCGCTGGTGATGGAGGGGGCGACGAACCGGGAGATCGCGGCGCGGCTGTTCATCAGCGTGAAGACGGTCGAGGCGACGTTGACGCGGGTGTACCGCAAGCTGGGCATCCGCTCCCGGGTGGACATCGTCCGGCTGGCGGCAGCGCGACGCGCGGACTGA
- a CDS encoding helix-turn-helix transcriptional regulator, with product MAADAGRAADAAEMRGALARLRRTTGLPVAFGGLVEPGRPQIRISELSGTATAALRSLAVVSGNGLGGKVVALARPYAVTEYAAARHITHEYDAPVAREGLRSVVAVPVVVRRRVRGVLYGALRSAQPLGDRTLAAAVAAARDVEQSLVVRDEAAGLLAAARDASGGGAGGDGGATGDWERVREAHGALRALAPRIADPALRAELLAVCGRLAGADGGAVDVGLSPREVDVLAWVAVGATNAGAAERLGVRPETVKGYLRSAMRKLGARTRGEAVVAARRAGALP from the coding sequence ATGGCGGCTGACGCGGGCCGGGCGGCCGATGCGGCGGAGATGCGCGGGGCGCTGGCGCGGCTGCGGCGGACGACGGGGCTGCCGGTGGCGTTCGGCGGGCTGGTCGAACCCGGGCGCCCGCAGATCCGCATCAGCGAGCTGAGCGGGACCGCGACGGCCGCGCTGCGCTCGCTGGCGGTGGTGTCCGGCAACGGTCTCGGCGGCAAGGTGGTGGCGCTGGCCCGGCCGTACGCGGTGACCGAGTACGCGGCGGCCCGGCACATCACGCACGAGTACGACGCACCGGTGGCCAGGGAGGGACTGCGGTCGGTGGTCGCGGTGCCGGTGGTGGTACGGCGGCGGGTGCGCGGGGTGCTGTACGGGGCGCTGCGCTCGGCCCAGCCGCTGGGCGACCGCACACTGGCGGCGGCGGTGGCGGCGGCGCGGGACGTGGAGCAGTCGCTGGTGGTGCGGGACGAGGCGGCGGGGCTCTTGGCGGCGGCGCGGGACGCCTCCGGCGGCGGGGCCGGGGGTGACGGCGGGGCCACCGGTGACTGGGAGCGCGTACGGGAGGCGCACGGGGCACTGCGCGCGCTGGCGCCGCGCATCGCCGACCCGGCGCTGCGGGCGGAGCTGCTGGCGGTGTGCGGGCGGCTCGCGGGGGCGGACGGGGGTGCGGTCGACGTGGGGCTGTCGCCCCGGGAGGTCGACGTGCTGGCGTGGGTCGCGGTCGGGGCGACGAACGCGGGGGCGGCGGAGCGGCTGGGTGTCCGCCCCGAGACGGTCAAGGGTTACCTGAGGTCCGCGATGCGGAAGCTGGGCGCGAGGACACGCGGCGAGGCGGTCGTCGCCGCCCGCCGGGCGGGCGCACTGCCGTAG